AGTATCCGTTACGGTAGAGGGCTTCCTGGTTGACCGTCGTGTCCGGTATTTCCTCAATGCCGTCAAACGGGTCAGTCCCTTTTTTGTCCTAAGATTGATGATTTAAGCGCACTAAACGATGAATTCTTAATGTAGAAGAGTCTGTCGGAATGCAAGGCATGCCATGTTGTTTTTGGGATCTCCAAGGGAGCAAAACGACTTGCTGTTTTTATTGACCTGTCTCGCTTTTTTTCTATATTGATAATAAGTCATGGTGAATTTCAAATTCCTTATATTAGCCTGTTGCGCTTTGGTTGCCGCTTTCCCTGGGGAGTCAGCTCCGGAGAAGGTAGCTACGTTGGAATCTCAATTTATCGGACGGTGTGCTTCCGTCTGTGCCCGGGCGGATGCAGACCATGTACGCAAACTGCAGGCTCTTCAGGAGAAGTATGTAGCTCTTGGAATGATGGATCGGGCGGTTAAGATTAAGGAACTGCTTGATAAACGGACGGCAGATCCTATCAATCCCGTTTATTGGAATGTGGCTGCCGGTCCCGGCTTTTTCGGCGGAGACTGGGTGGAGCATCATAATAACCGCTTACATAGGCTCGGCTCTGACCGGATGCATTATGATTATTGGGCATGGTCTTCCGATGTGCGTCCGGATTTTGGGCTGGATCCTTTCTTGTCGGTGGGCGATATTCTGGTCTCTGAAAAGGGATCGTGTGTTTGGATCAGGTTTGAAACGGATCGCTCGGTCATGTTCGGGAATGATCGGATTACCCGCTTGAATCGCAAAGCGGGTTCGGTGTCTCCCGAGGCGATGCTGGGAGATATGGCTGATATAGACGGTTTGCTGTCATCCCACTATTCCATTTGCACCCGTCTGTGCGCTCCATTGGCCTCCAAATTCACTCAGTTATTGCAAAAGATGCAGAAGGAACTTGCGGTCCGGGGGGATATCGACGGAGCTATGGAACTTTCCCGGTATATGGAGAATTTGCCGAAGACGAATCGATATATGGCTTATGTCCCGGCTCTTTCCGATGCGGAAAGGTTTCGTAAAACTTTCCCAGGTGTATGGAGGGAAACAACCAGCGATTGGTATTACAAACTGGATAACAGGGGAAATATGGTGGCACATACCAAGGACGGAAAGACGCAATTGACGTTGACTTTGGATGGCGTATCTCCCCATGGCAACGTGTTTCGGGTTCGGTCGAACCTGTATGAACCTGTCCGTTATATTGCCCGTGTAGGGAACAAGATGTATATGTTCGAGCCTAACAATACCTTCTGGCAGAGAATTGCCATGTATTCCGCTTCCTGATTACCGATTGTGTTCATTGGATAATGAAATCGACATCATGAAATCCTTCCTGTTTCTTTTCATGTTCCTGTTTTGCTTTTGTTGTGCCTCCCGAGGCGCTGAAGGGGATGTCCCTTCGTCCGCTTCTCGGTTGTCGGAATCGTTCAATCGGGAATATGATGAAGTGGGAGCCAGGATTACTGCCGATTATCGGGCGAAACTCCAGGCTTTGCTTCAGAAGTGCATAGCGATGTCGGATATCGACTTGGCTCGCCAGATCAAGGATGAATTGGAGAATACCGCAAAGGATCCCCATTTTTTGATGAAGGCTTCAGCGTGTGCTTTTACAGGGCGATGGAACGAAGAGCGGCTGAATATCAAACACTGGGTGAATGCGGAGGGAACTCATTACCAGATTCGAGGGAACGGACAGAAAATGACGACGAACGAGTCTGTGGATACCGCCAAATCATCGTCTGAAATTCTCGTTTTTACGGGAAATTATCGCCGGGTGTGGCTGTTGTACGGGGATCAGTCCGTCGCTCAATTTTGCGGGAATAGCTTTTCCACTCTACAACGGATTGAAGATGAAAATGAAAGACAGAAATCCAGAGGAATGGAAGAAACCAGTCCGTTGACCTCTCTTCGTTGCGAATATGTGGGAAAGTACAACCGCCAGTGTGTTCCCTTGCAGGAAAAATACATTCAAGATCTGTTACAGATACAGGAAAAAGAGTCGCAGGCGGGCCATGGCGATCAAGCCTTGAAGCTTCATACATATATTGAATCGCTGAAAAAGGCTTGGGGCATTCGTTTCGAAGGGGCAGGGAAGCCCGGTTTCTCGTGGCCGGACAAACGTTTGCTTGGTACGTGGAAAGAAAAGAGTGGTTGGTCCTATCAATTTGACAATAAAGGGAACCTGGTGGTCAAAAATGCCCAGGACAAGTATGTCAGAGCATATGCCTACCAAAAATCAAGTCCTGCCGGGGACTTGCATTTTTTCCAGCACCGGGTAATGGGAACGCTCATTGCCGGGGTTGCGGATGGCAATGTGCACATGTTTACTCCCGGTGCGTCTGGCTGGCATGCAACGGCAACGAAATGTTTGGATTAAAATGAGTAGGATGGAATGTTTTTTTTGAAATATGTTGTGAAAAAATTCATATTTCTTGAATAAGTTTTTATCCGTTCTGTTCCTATGAAATCCGTATGTTGCATTGTTTCAGTTATTTATTTTGTATTCGGGAACAGTTCCGTGTCCTGGGCAGACATGTCTCCTTCTGTGGAAAAGATGACCTCTTCCTATATTGCTCAGTGCAATGATTTGAGTGCTCCCGTTGTGGCGGAGTATAGGAAGAAGTTGCAAGACTTGATGATCAAGAGCATAGAATCGTCCGATTTTACCACGGGGAAACGTGCAAAGATCGCCTTAGCGGAACTGGACAAGAATCCCGGTTTGTTGCTGGAGTCGGATTCTTTTGGTGTATCTGGTTGGTGGCTAGAGGTTAATAGGGATATCTTTCATAAGTTGGTCTCTGGAGGTGTTCACTACCAGATTAAAGGCAAGGGGAACGCGATGCAATCCGGTGACGTTGTTGATACGGATTCTTCCCTGGGGGATGTCATTGTGTTCAAGAGTTCGTGCAACCGTGTTTGGGTGAGGTATGATCAGGGGAAAATGTGCCAGTTCACCAAATGGTCCCTCAGTCGCATGGAAAAGACAAAATCCGGGACACAGGACGTATTGTGGGCATTGCGTTCAGAGTTCAGTGCCCGCTGTGCCCGGATTTGTACTCCTCTCTCCGTGAAGTACATTCAGTCTTTGCACAAGGCGAGAAAGCAGGAAATAAGTCGCGGCAATCTTGATGCCGCCCTGGCAATCCATAGAAGAATCGAGAAGGAGAAAGATAAAGTGCTGTCCAGTACGGCGGCATCCGCAAGGGAAAAATGGCCGGATTCACGGCTTGCCGGTCTCTGGAAGGAAGCCGACAGTGGGTGTTCATATAGGATTGACTCCTCCAGAACGATTTCCTTGTACAATGAAAATGGGGAAACGCTCAAAGAGTTTTCCTACGTGAAGTCTTCCGAACATGGCAATGTCCATACCTTTCTCCATTCGTCGGGGGAAGTCCGTATTTTTGCCATTGCGGGAGATTGTCTGTATGTGTTTATCCCCGCTTCCGGGTGGCGTACGACTGCGACGAAGGTACCGTAACGGTATGCGGACTGATGCGTTGGGATGTGGAGGAAGAATACTAAGATCTTGACGTTATTTTTTAATGATATATTAGAAAGATAAGGATTTTTAGAAGATGAAACCGGTTATTTTTACTATTGTTGTAGGAGCTCTCTTTGGGGGGTGGACAGTATCAGCCCAGGAGGCCGAAGTCCCGCCTGCTACATCAAAGCTTGTTTCTTCGTTTAATTCCAAGTGCAGCGAACTTTGTGGCCCTGTGATTGCCGAATATAAAAAACAGTTGCAGGGATTGCTGCAGAAGTACGTGGCTCTTTCCGACTTCGATATGTGTAAGAGTCTGAAGGCAGAACTGGAAATCATGAATACGACTCCCGACTCGTTGTGGAAGTCGACGGGCTCTTCTCTCGTGATCCCGGGGCAGTGGCTTGAAAAGGCAACGAAGCTGGTACACGCCCTTAATGCCGATGGTTCTCATTTGCAGGCCAAGCTTCATGAAACTTTGAGCCCCAGTGGAGATTCAATCAATACGGAGCTTTCGGAAGGTGATATTCTGGTGTTTCGTAGCGAGATCAATCGTTTGTGGTTTAGATATGAGCCTGATAAAATCTGTCAGTTTTCCAAGTGGGGAAAGACGGATCTTGTAGCAGAAGCCCCCGCAGGACCGGGTGGGAAAGAACTGGATCAATTGAAGTCTGAATATGCAGGGAAATGCGCCCGGCTATGCATGCCTCTCTATCGGAAATATCTTGCGGCTCTGGAGCAGCAAAAGAAGCAGGCGGTCGCCCGCGGCGATTTGGATGGAGCCATTGCAATCAACAATCTGATCAACGAAACCAGGGAGACGCTTGAGAGGGGGAATGCCGCTTCAGCGTCCAAATGGCCGGATCCCAGATTCATGGGCTCCTGGAAAGAGATAAACGGTGGTTCGTGGCTCAAAGTTGATAGCTCCCGGGGGGCGAATTATTCCAATAAGGATTTAAGCTATGTGAGATCTTCCGAGCGGGGCAATATCCATTCATTCCGTACATCTAATGGAGAGATCCATGCATTAGCCCTGATTGGAAAGGAACTGCACATGTTTTGTCCCGGTTCCGGATGGCATATCTCTTTTGTAAAAGACGAACAGGGAAAGAAAAAGTAAGACCGATTCCGTCCGACAAACAGGACAAAACGGAACCGGGATGAGGAATGGAGGATCTGGTGTAGAAGCGCTTCAGGCTTTTTCCGCGACGAGATCGTAGGCGACTGCGTCGATGATGCGGACGTCGGCGAATTGACCGACGGGAAGGTCTTCCGGGACGGATACGGAGCCGTCGATGTCCGGAGCATCCCATGCCGTACGTGCGACACCGGGGGCTTCGACAAGAACGCGGATGGTTTTGCCGATTTGTTCCTGACCGATTTCGTCGGCGATGCGAGCGAGGAGTTCCGAGGCTTCGTTGGCCCGTCGCGTTTTGGTGCGGTGGTGTACTTGGTTAGGCATTTTGTATGCCTTGGTGCCTTCTTCGCGGGAGTAAGTGAAGATGCCGGCACGTTCGAATCGGAATTCTTCGATGAAATCCATAAGTTCCCGATGGTCGTCCTCCGTTTCACCGGGGAAACCGGTGATAAAGGTGGTCCGGATGGCCATGCCGGGGACACCGGAACGCATTCTGCGGAGGAGATCTCGGATGTAGTCTCCATTGGTTTGGCGTTGCATGGAGGAGAGCATGTTGTCCGAGATGTGCTGGAGGGGAATATCCACATAGCGGGCGACTTTCGGGCATTCCGAGATGGTGCGGATGAGTTCGTCGCTCCAGTGGGCGGGGTGGGTATAGAGGATGCGGATCCAGAAGTCGCCGGGGATGGCATTGAGTTCGCGGATCAGGGTGGAGAGGGATTCTCCCTTGGTGGAGTCG
This is a stretch of genomic DNA from Akkermansia sp. N21116. It encodes these proteins:
- the rimO gene encoding 30S ribosomal protein S12 methylthiotransferase RimO, coding for MPVTVGFISLGCAKNLNDSEIMIGHLQKAGMTMTPDPDLADVVVVNTCSFIDKAKKESIDTILGVAQAKERGEYPKEQKLVVAGCLAQRFSKELPDLLPEVDAFIGLDQITALPDVITSIMTGTLGDRNLVSDKSTYIPDYDTPRFRLTPRHSAYIKIAEGCNHTCTFCVIPQIRGRHRSRSQESIIREARMLVEAGVKEINLIAQDSTYYGMDRWQDGNRPTPRSGVDSTKGESLSTLIRELNAIPGDFWIRILYTHPAHWSDELIRTISECPKVARYVDIPLQHISDNMLSSMQRQTNGDYIRDLLRRMRSGVPGMAIRTTFITGFPGETEDDHRELMDFIEEFRFERAGIFTYSREEGTKAYKMPNQVHHRTKTRRANEASELLARIADEIGQEQIGKTIRVLVEAPGVARTAWDAPDIDGSVSVPEDLPVGQFADVRIIDAVAYDLVAEKA